Proteins found in one Maridesulfovibrio sp. genomic segment:
- a CDS encoding peroxiredoxin — MESGIPLLGDDFPELEVVTTHGVLNLPKDMSGKWFVLFSHPADYTPVCTTEFVAFQKRFADFKALNCELIGLSIDQVFSHIKWTEWIKENLDVEIEFPIIADDMGKVAAKLGMVHPGKGTNTVRAVFIVDDKGKLRIMFYYPQELGRNMDEILRAVKGMQTSDAKGVAIPAGWPNNELIKDSVIIPPANNVKTAKERTGATDCYDWWFCHKKI; from the coding sequence ATGGAATCAGGAATACCTTTACTTGGTGATGACTTCCCGGAATTGGAAGTCGTTACTACTCACGGCGTCCTAAATTTGCCTAAAGACATGTCAGGAAAGTGGTTTGTCCTTTTTTCTCATCCGGCGGATTACACACCGGTTTGCACCACCGAATTTGTGGCCTTTCAGAAACGTTTTGCAGACTTCAAGGCTCTTAATTGCGAACTGATCGGGCTATCCATTGATCAGGTCTTTTCACACATTAAGTGGACTGAGTGGATTAAAGAAAATCTGGATGTTGAGATTGAATTTCCCATCATTGCAGATGATATGGGGAAAGTCGCAGCCAAACTTGGGATGGTGCATCCCGGTAAAGGTACCAATACCGTACGGGCTGTTTTTATTGTTGATGATAAGGGTAAGCTCAGAATTATGTTTTATTACCCTCAAGAACTGGGCAGAAACATGGATGAGATTTTGCGGGCGGTTAAAGGCATGCAAACATCTGACGCAAAGGGAGTCGCAATCCCTGCAGGCTGGCCAAATAATGAGTTAATCAAGGACTCGGTTATCATCCCTCCAGCAAACAATGTTAAAACAGCCAAAGAGCGCACTGGAGCTACTGACTGCTACGATTGGTGGTTTTGTCATAAAAAGATTTAA
- a CDS encoding transporter substrate-binding domain-containing protein: MKKISIIWYLVVISFLSVDNAFAEAEVYWPSFDLPPLFIYDEHGNRSGLGDDLNKYMQQRLSGCAHLNTITSPKKILLEAKQGKKMVITGVLKNTKRQHYLYYSKYPCRMSWSMVAIIRKEDKNRLTTDGKFPLTTNIKNNKLKFSYINGVYYDKLTDLISKVKCENRSTAKSISSIDTSHQVNLLVNKRIDFFFADPLIIFEMQNQKNKHNIELVECVELPVMPMYGYFATPKTLWGYNMMKKINKILKQVICSGQLKRMINSWIPDNLKGKFKEGYSKGIAEKVVCGH; the protein is encoded by the coding sequence ATGAAAAAAATATCAATAATCTGGTACCTTGTGGTCATATCCTTCCTTTCTGTCGACAATGCGTTTGCAGAAGCAGAGGTTTACTGGCCAAGCTTTGATCTTCCCCCACTCTTTATATACGACGAGCATGGCAACAGATCAGGGCTGGGAGACGACTTGAATAAATATATGCAGCAGCGTCTTTCTGGCTGCGCTCATCTAAACACAATAACGTCTCCGAAAAAAATACTCCTTGAGGCTAAGCAAGGTAAAAAAATGGTTATTACGGGAGTTTTAAAAAATACTAAGAGACAGCACTATTTATATTACTCAAAATATCCCTGCAGGATGTCATGGAGCATGGTTGCTATCATAAGAAAAGAAGATAAAAACAGGCTCACAACAGATGGTAAGTTCCCATTAACTACCAATATTAAAAACAACAAGCTCAAGTTTAGCTATATTAATGGTGTATATTACGACAAACTTACTGATTTGATTAGCAAAGTTAAATGTGAAAACAGAAGTACTGCAAAGAGTATATCCAGCATAGATACCAGTCATCAAGTGAACTTGCTTGTTAATAAAAGAATAGATTTCTTTTTTGCTGACCCCCTCATTATATTTGAGATGCAAAATCAAAAGAATAAGCACAATATTGAATTAGTAGAATGCGTAGAACTTCCAGTTATGCCCATGTATGGTTACTTTGCAACACCCAAAACATTATGGGGATACAATATGATGAAAAAAATAAATAAAATACTTAAGCAGGTAATATGTTCCGGACAACTTAAAAGAATGATTAATAGCTGGATTCCTGACAACCTTAAAGGCAAATTTAAAGAAGGTTACAGTAAGGGAATCGCAGAGAAGGTTGTATGCGGCCATTAA
- a CDS encoding 4Fe-4S binding protein yields MHKIDPDECQFCGACQSACPSEAIIHPDGTNYYAINENCTDCGACEAECGFNAILSDDS; encoded by the coding sequence ATGCATAAAATTGACCCTGATGAATGCCAGTTTTGCGGTGCATGTCAAAGCGCATGTCCTTCTGAGGCCATTATTCACCCCGATGGAACCAACTACTACGCAATAAATGAAAATTGTACCGACTGTGGAGCGTGCGAAGCAGAGTGCGGATTCAATGCAATTTTGAGCGACGACAGCTAA
- a CDS encoding FAD-dependent oxidoreductase produces MGELVLAGAGHAHMLLMEAIPDIIADGHRVTVIGPDDCHYYSGMGPGMLGGSYYPDEISFPVKSMVESRGGDFVLGKVVRIDPHKRLVILEAGQEIPYDVLSCNLGSFVPSGLMGEDCTDVYTVKPIQNLFQARIRIQEISSERPVRIGICGGGPAALEVAGNAWAAAKEQSCLGAKVQIFTGSTFLRKFPDSVRNLALKNLTKRGIEIVQGSYVERVATGGITLQNKQHYEQDIIFMALGVKPSKVFAASDMLIGKDGGLMVNSYLQSISHPEIFGGGDCIWFEPKPLDKVGVYAVRQNPVLVHNVRAQLEGNSLNEFNPGGSYLLIFNTGGGKGILQKYGLSFGGAPAFWIKDYIDNKFIERFNKNVSAPSIPDIL; encoded by the coding sequence ATGGGTGAACTCGTCCTTGCGGGCGCCGGGCACGCGCATATGCTGCTAATGGAAGCCATCCCCGATATCATTGCGGACGGACACCGCGTAACGGTTATCGGGCCGGACGACTGTCACTATTACTCGGGTATGGGACCGGGTATGCTCGGAGGTTCTTACTACCCTGATGAAATCAGCTTTCCCGTTAAGTCCATGGTGGAAAGCCGAGGCGGTGATTTCGTTCTCGGCAAAGTTGTACGTATAGATCCGCACAAGCGGCTGGTCATACTTGAAGCCGGACAGGAAATTCCCTACGACGTACTTTCCTGTAATCTTGGCAGCTTCGTACCAAGTGGGCTCATGGGCGAGGACTGCACCGATGTCTATACTGTAAAGCCCATACAAAATCTTTTTCAGGCCCGTATAAGAATTCAGGAAATATCCTCCGAGCGCCCGGTACGCATCGGCATATGCGGCGGCGGTCCCGCAGCTCTTGAAGTGGCCGGAAACGCTTGGGCTGCGGCCAAGGAGCAGAGCTGTTTGGGTGCGAAAGTACAGATCTTTACGGGTAGTACCTTTCTTCGCAAATTTCCGGACAGTGTGCGTAACCTTGCTCTTAAAAACCTGACTAAACGCGGAATCGAAATTGTTCAGGGTAGTTACGTTGAACGTGTGGCAACCGGCGGCATTACACTACAGAACAAACAACACTACGAACAAGACATCATTTTTATGGCTTTGGGTGTGAAGCCATCTAAAGTGTTCGCCGCTTCGGATATGCTCATTGGTAAGGATGGCGGACTAATGGTCAACAGCTACCTGCAAAGCATTTCCCATCCTGAAATTTTCGGTGGGGGCGATTGTATCTGGTTCGAGCCGAAGCCACTGGATAAAGTCGGCGTCTATGCCGTACGCCAGAACCCCGTGCTTGTTCACAATGTGCGGGCGCAGCTTGAAGGCAACAGCCTTAACGAATTCAATCCGGGCGGTTCCTATCTCCTCATATTTAATACTGGAGGGGGGAAAGGAATACTGCAAAAGTATGGATTGAGTTTTGGTGGGGCACCGGCTTTCTGGATTAAGGACTATATAGATAATAAATTTATCGAGCGGTTTAATAAGAATGTATCTGCTCCGTCTATTCCAGACATATTGTAA
- a CDS encoding methyl-accepting chemotaxis protein, whose product MRSLSAKFLVPTLVLILICMVAMASLIYNKSYSSAQKSAEALNEAKLANSVSLIDMWINGLKKEVSLAGRLSSVIDAAANGKNDKAVRDAAEKSLQKINNNRPVLPRINILDMNGDTVGSTSAKSIGKKYGDRNYFQQAAKGEIFLSKPLISRTTGTPVVIISAPIKKDDRIIGVIAAIIEISVFADKFINNIKVADTGYIYILDGNGLIISHVNKDLIAKVNVADEYDWGKDIVRQKNGNLRYEFENSERLTFFDQSPVTGWITCSTAPEEEFMKEAEAIGMFIIYSALAIVLIIGVGVFFILKMNVIVPVSGIVSAASEIAEGKLDTKLDVNRNDEIGVLQSSLLKMVERLRLKISEADEKTAQAEEESRRAQIATEEAEEARQQAEHAKSEGMQQAAGELEKIVNQVIASSSDLDEKIRRSHSGADTQKERATESATAMEEMNASVMEVASNASQTATMADEAKQEGVKGGEVITQVVRSIKQLNSETDMLQKELNNLGVQADSINMVMGVINDIADQTNLLALNAAIEAARAGEAGRGFAVVADEVRKLAEKTMDATQEVGEAIKTIQAGTSKSIDRMQETSKVVDNSTELVDQAGSVIRKIMQMIEETSDRVRAIAAASEEQSAASEEITGSMTEVNSIANETADLMSDSLQSMHDLSDMSARLQNLIEDLKNS is encoded by the coding sequence ATGCGATCACTTTCGGCCAAATTTTTAGTCCCCACTCTGGTATTAATTCTTATTTGTATGGTTGCAATGGCCTCACTAATCTATAATAAGTCTTACTCCTCAGCACAGAAGTCAGCTGAAGCTCTTAATGAAGCTAAGCTTGCAAACTCTGTTTCCCTTATCGATATGTGGATAAACGGACTTAAGAAGGAAGTTTCATTGGCAGGCAGACTTTCTAGCGTGATTGATGCCGCCGCTAACGGGAAAAATGATAAAGCTGTAAGGGATGCTGCAGAAAAATCATTACAAAAGATAAATAATAACAGGCCGGTACTGCCTAGAATTAATATTCTTGATATGAATGGTGATACCGTAGGTTCTACCAGTGCGAAATCCATTGGAAAAAAATACGGAGACAGAAACTATTTTCAGCAGGCGGCAAAAGGGGAAATATTTCTTTCTAAACCGCTGATCAGCCGTACAACCGGAACTCCGGTAGTTATCATTTCCGCTCCGATCAAAAAAGATGACCGCATAATCGGTGTCATCGCCGCGATCATTGAGATCAGTGTATTTGCCGATAAATTTATCAATAATATTAAGGTGGCAGATACAGGTTATATCTATATTCTCGATGGTAATGGGCTTATCATTTCCCACGTGAACAAAGATCTCATTGCCAAAGTTAATGTTGCTGATGAATATGACTGGGGAAAGGATATCGTCCGTCAGAAGAATGGTAACCTGAGATATGAATTTGAGAACTCGGAACGACTTACTTTTTTTGATCAATCCCCTGTTACCGGGTGGATTACCTGTTCCACTGCCCCGGAAGAAGAATTCATGAAAGAGGCTGAAGCTATCGGAATGTTTATCATATATTCCGCACTGGCGATTGTTCTCATCATAGGGGTCGGGGTTTTCTTTATTCTTAAAATGAATGTTATCGTACCCGTCAGTGGAATTGTGAGCGCTGCTTCTGAAATTGCGGAAGGAAAGTTGGATACTAAACTTGATGTAAACCGCAATGATGAGATCGGTGTACTGCAATCAAGTCTGCTCAAAATGGTGGAAAGACTGCGTCTGAAAATATCTGAAGCAGATGAAAAGACAGCACAAGCCGAGGAAGAATCCCGCCGGGCACAGATTGCCACGGAAGAAGCGGAGGAAGCCCGGCAGCAGGCAGAACATGCAAAGAGCGAAGGGATGCAGCAGGCAGCAGGTGAGCTGGAAAAAATTGTGAATCAGGTTATAGCATCCAGTTCCGATCTGGATGAAAAAATACGCAGGTCCCATTCCGGTGCCGACACTCAGAAAGAACGGGCAACTGAATCAGCTACAGCTATGGAAGAGATGAATGCCTCGGTAATGGAAGTTGCCAGCAACGCGTCACAAACAGCTACCATGGCCGATGAAGCAAAGCAGGAAGGAGTTAAGGGCGGTGAGGTAATTACTCAGGTGGTGAGAAGCATCAAACAGCTTAATTCCGAAACTGATATGCTTCAAAAGGAGCTTAACAACCTTGGTGTTCAAGCCGATTCCATCAACATGGTCATGGGTGTGATTAATGATATTGCAGACCAGACAAACCTTCTGGCACTTAATGCGGCAATCGAAGCTGCAAGAGCCGGTGAAGCCGGGCGAGGGTTTGCTGTTGTTGCCGATGAGGTTCGCAAGTTGGCAGAAAAAACAATGGATGCGACTCAGGAAGTGGGAGAAGCAATTAAGACAATACAAGCCGGAACCTCCAAGTCCATAGACCGCATGCAGGAGACTTCCAAGGTTGTTGACAACAGCACGGAACTGGTCGATCAGGCTGGATCTGTAATTAGAAAGATTATGCAGATGATAGAAGAAACCTCAGACAGGGTCCGGGCAATTGCAGCGGCTTCGGAAGAACAATCCGCCGCTTCAGAGGAAATTACCGGCAGCATGACCGAGGTTAATTCCATCGCTAATGAAACCGCAGATCTTATGTCTGACTCTTTACAATCAATGCATGATCTTTCAGATATGTCCGCCAGACTGCAGAATCTCATAGAAGATCTTAAGAACAGTTAA
- a CDS encoding IS3 family transposase (programmed frameshift), which translates to MKKEESQRVRRSQRDYTMGFKLAVVAMVEEGEMTYKQAQKTYGIQGRSTVLVWLRKHGTLDWSKPMVHLKRMPKSKETPAQKIKRLEKELQEEKIKTMLLNEMIDISDRELGTSIRKKPYPRAARGLQETKQISLSACCRQLGVSRQSIYQAEKRHKVREKQFQEVKKLVLSLRARMPRLGTRKLYFLLREKFVARGIKLGRDAFFALLRREHLLIKTRKNYTKTTNSKHWLKKHPNLLKEFKPQYSEEVFVSDITYVKTLNKTYYLSLITDSFSRKIVGHNLSSDLSAEGTAKALDMAIKNRKTRNKTIHHSDRGLQYASSIYQNKLKKAEMVPSMTDGYDCYQNALAERINGILKQEFLVFKCTSFDELNSLVKESIEIYNSERPHLSLKMKTPNQIHKQGCGGTPTAL; encoded by the exons ATGAAAAAGGAAGAAAGTCAAAGAGTAAGGCGAAGTCAGCGCGATTACACAATGGGCTTTAAATTAGCGGTTGTTGCGATGGTAGAAGAAGGCGAAATGACCTACAAGCAAGCCCAAAAGACATACGGGATTCAAGGCCGCAGCACTGTTTTAGTCTGGCTGAGAAAGCACGGAACCCTTGACTGGAGCAAACCTATGGTACATCTGAAAAGAATGCCAAAATCTAAAGAGACTCCAGCACAAAAGATCAAGCGTCTTGAAAAAGAGCTTCAGGAAGAGAAGATCAAAACTATGCTTCTCAACGAAATGATTGATATTTCTGACAGAGAACTGGGTACTTCCATAAGAAAAAAAC CTTACCCCCGAGCTGCACGAGGTCTTCAGGAAACAAAGCAAATAAGTTTATCTGCTTGCTGTAGACAGCTCGGGGTGAGTCGGCAATCGATATATCAGGCTGAAAAACGCCATAAGGTACGGGAAAAACAGTTCCAAGAAGTAAAGAAACTTGTTTTGAGTCTGCGGGCCAGAATGCCTCGGCTGGGAACGCGTAAGCTTTATTTTTTATTGCGTGAGAAATTTGTAGCTCGTGGAATCAAGCTTGGACGGGATGCCTTTTTCGCATTATTGCGCAGAGAGCATTTACTGATAAAAACAAGAAAAAATTACACAAAAACTACAAATTCAAAGCATTGGCTCAAAAAACATCCTAATTTATTGAAGGAGTTTAAGCCTCAGTATTCAGAAGAAGTCTTTGTTAGTGATATAACTTACGTAAAAACGTTAAATAAAACATACTATCTATCACTAATTACAGACTCTTTTAGCAGAAAAATTGTAGGTCACAATTTGAGTTCTGATCTTAGTGCCGAAGGGACCGCTAAAGCTTTAGATATGGCTATCAAAAACCGAAAAACGCGAAACAAAACAATCCACCATTCAGATCGTGGATTGCAGTACGCATCGTCCATTTATCAAAACAAGCTCAAGAAAGCCGAAATGGTCCCATCTATGACAGATGGGTATGATTGTTACCAAAATGCGTTAGCTGAACGTATAAATGGAATTTTAAAACAAGAATTTTTGGTGTTTAAATGCACTAGTTTTGATGAGTTAAATTCACTCGTAAAAGAGTCTATTGAAATATATAATTCTGAACGTCCTCATCTTAGTTTGAAAATGAAAACACCGAACCAAATACATAAACAGGGCTGTGGGGGTACCCCCACAGCCCTGTAG
- a CDS encoding ATP-binding protein, translating to MAYEKDLTYRHWVSGLGGLYAEISPNLLPNDFLKVTDRDVATTSGKNMTMINPAYMMRMVYSMMNTEAGLHAHITSLNPIRPSNKPVEWEKTALKQFNNNNVEFHEMAVEAGKPVLRFMRAMVTEKPCLKCHAYQGYVEGDIRGGISVVVPMSEYQATLSAFTTKTDTTFLTIWIVGVMTLAICFIALGRNERARRFAEKELGMTKNYLANIINSMPSVLVGVDQELKITHWNTEAEKISGLTSKDALGLQLEIALPEMQGKIEKIHTAMKDKVAETDSVQTRTAEGMVRYEEITIYPLISNGSQGAVIRIDDVTQKMQFEQMIIQSEKMLSVGGLAAGMAHEINNPLAGILGHAQNIHKRLLADLKLNKSVADECGFTLEQLRRYLNKRKIPLMLNGIFDCGNRAAKIVSNMLNFSRKSESKRGLYHLEELLDKTIELAANDYNLKKHYDFRKIEIVRQYSDNMPPVVCSDNEIQQVFLNLLKNGAEAMSEKEYAGDSPKFICRIREENDMAVVEIEDNGPGIDLDLQKKIFDPFYTSKGVGLGTGLGLSISYFIIKEQHEGALEVNSVPGEWTRFTIRLPIP from the coding sequence GTGGCCTACGAAAAAGATCTAACCTACCGTCACTGGGTTTCCGGGCTCGGTGGTCTTTACGCGGAAATTTCACCTAATTTGCTTCCCAATGATTTTCTCAAGGTGACGGACCGGGATGTTGCTACTACCAGCGGTAAGAATATGACCATGATAAACCCCGCGTATATGATGCGGATGGTCTATTCAATGATGAATACCGAAGCTGGTTTGCATGCTCATATCACAAGCTTAAACCCAATACGTCCTTCAAATAAGCCTGTCGAATGGGAAAAAACGGCGTTAAAACAATTTAACAATAATAATGTTGAGTTCCACGAAATGGCTGTGGAGGCCGGAAAACCGGTTCTTCGTTTCATGCGGGCTATGGTAACCGAAAAACCTTGCCTGAAATGCCATGCTTATCAGGGATACGTAGAAGGTGATATCAGGGGCGGAATCAGTGTAGTTGTGCCAATGTCTGAATATCAGGCCACCCTGTCCGCATTTACAACAAAGACAGACACGACTTTTTTAACCATATGGATTGTCGGAGTTATGACTCTGGCCATTTGCTTTATAGCGCTTGGACGCAATGAGCGGGCTCGTCGTTTTGCTGAAAAAGAACTGGGCATGACCAAAAATTATCTGGCTAATATAATCAATTCCATGCCCTCCGTTCTTGTGGGGGTTGATCAGGAATTAAAAATTACTCATTGGAATACTGAGGCCGAGAAAATCAGCGGTCTCACTTCAAAAGACGCATTAGGCCTTCAGTTGGAAATCGCTTTGCCTGAAATGCAGGGAAAAATTGAAAAAATTCATACGGCAATGAAGGACAAGGTAGCTGAAACTGATTCTGTGCAAACCAGAACGGCAGAAGGTATGGTTCGCTATGAGGAAATCACCATCTACCCGTTAATTAGTAACGGGAGTCAAGGAGCGGTTATCCGTATTGATGATGTAACGCAGAAGATGCAGTTTGAGCAGATGATAATACAATCAGAAAAAATGCTTTCTGTAGGCGGGCTTGCAGCTGGAATGGCTCATGAAATCAATAATCCACTGGCCGGAATTCTTGGTCACGCCCAAAACATACATAAACGCCTTCTGGCAGATCTGAAGTTGAATAAGTCCGTTGCCGATGAATGCGGATTTACGCTCGAGCAGCTACGCCGCTACTTGAACAAAAGGAAAATACCACTAATGCTTAACGGCATTTTTGATTGTGGAAATCGTGCGGCAAAAATTGTCTCCAACATGCTTAACTTCAGCCGTAAAAGTGAAAGTAAACGCGGCCTTTACCATCTGGAAGAACTTTTGGATAAAACAATAGAACTGGCTGCAAACGACTACAACCTGAAGAAGCATTATGATTTTAGGAAGATAGAAATAGTCAGGCAATATTCTGATAATATGCCCCCTGTAGTTTGTAGCGACAATGAGATTCAGCAGGTTTTCCTCAACCTTCTCAAAAATGGTGCTGAAGCTATGTCGGAAAAAGAATATGCTGGGGACAGTCCAAAATTCATTTGCCGAATAAGAGAGGAAAATGACATGGCTGTTGTTGAAATAGAAGACAACGGTCCCGGTATTGATTTGGACCTTCAAAAGAAAATATTTGACCCTTTCTATACCAGCAAAGGTGTCGGACTGGGAACCGGACTGGGGCTTTCGATATCCTATTTCATTATCAAAGAGCAGCATGAAGGGGCTCTGGAGGTGAATTCGGTTCCGGGTGAATGGACGCGTTTTACGATCAGACTACCTATCCCTTAA